In Sulfitobacter sp. OXR-159, one DNA window encodes the following:
- a CDS encoding M23 family metallopeptidase has translation MITRAALALILSSASPALAEDVQLAFPLDCTLGQDCHIQQYMDQDPSAAAHDYRCSRLTYDEHKGTDFALPDRAAMAAGVTVRAAAAGVVKGLRDGMADGAPLSEVQGRECGNGVVIDLGRGWETQYCHLKRGSLRVTDGQEVAVGDALGLVGQSGKAAFPHLHLSLRHNGNPVDPFAPEGNGCEEPAVSLWQDTPPYRPGGLIALGFANRIPSYDEIKAGDANHDTLPKDAPALVIYGYSYGTQKNDVLRLSLAGPSGTVIERDVVLEKPQAQSFRAIGKRAAAGTWPAGRYRGTVTLLRDGRVIDEKTGALTLQ, from the coding sequence ATGATCACACGGGCCGCGCTGGCCCTGATCCTCTCCTCCGCCAGCCCTGCGCTGGCGGAGGATGTGCAACTGGCCTTCCCGCTGGATTGCACCCTCGGGCAGGATTGCCACATCCAACAATATATGGACCAAGACCCAAGTGCCGCGGCGCACGATTACCGCTGTTCGAGGCTGACCTATGACGAACACAAGGGCACCGATTTCGCCCTACCCGACCGCGCAGCGATGGCGGCAGGTGTCACCGTTCGCGCAGCGGCGGCTGGCGTGGTCAAAGGGCTGCGAGACGGCATGGCCGATGGCGCGCCACTCTCGGAAGTCCAAGGGCGCGAATGCGGCAACGGCGTGGTCATCGACCTTGGCCGCGGGTGGGAAACACAGTACTGCCACCTGAAACGCGGCTCACTGCGCGTGACGGACGGGCAAGAGGTCGCTGTCGGCGACGCTCTCGGGCTGGTCGGCCAGTCCGGCAAGGCCGCCTTCCCGCATCTTCACCTTTCGCTGCGCCACAATGGCAACCCGGTTGATCCATTCGCCCCCGAAGGCAACGGCTGCGAGGAACCAGCTGTGTCTCTCTGGCAAGACACCCCGCCCTACCGCCCCGGCGGGCTGATCGCGCTCGGCTTTGCGAACCGCATTCCCAGCTATGATGAAATCAAGGCGGGCGATGCCAATCACGACACCCTCCCCAAGGATGCGCCTGCCTTGGTCATCTACGGTTACAGCTATGGCACCCAAAAGAACGACGTGCTGCGCCTCAGCCTTGCGGGGCCAAGCGGCACCGTGATCGAAAGGGATGTGGTGCTAGAGAAACCGCAGGCGCAGTCGTTTCGTGCCATCGGCAAACGCGCCGCCGCCGGAACATGGCCCGCCGGGCGCTATCGCGGCACGGTTACCCTGCTGCGCGATGGCCGGGTGATTGACGAAAAGACCGGCGCGTTGACGCTGCAATAG